Proteins encoded within one genomic window of Sinorhizobium sp. B11:
- a CDS encoding N-acyl homoserine lactonase family protein, giving the protein MSDLWDVHVIEFARSKDQPLIDLVNGAPPSTVLDLPFGFVLAQNGDKNVLIDTGFLNEGSGAEFSKKFGIPDWISPVRMLEELGVKAGDITDIVLSHAHFDHMGSISAFTKARIFIQKREWLSWNEAMALPPQYGFLTAIINPDNMRSAFDAAVEHRLVLVDGDKDNILPGIHVRLGEGHTLGQQFVIVETARGRLLAAGDCIYSKLNLTGNNHDGVFAPLNNGIGSIWKQLETMDRINEEIAGDMSRLIMMHDNDRWSHLPLVKEIEGFRILKAS; this is encoded by the coding sequence ATGTCCGATCTTTGGGACGTCCACGTCATCGAATTCGCACGGTCAAAAGACCAGCCGCTGATCGACCTCGTCAACGGTGCCCCGCCATCGACAGTTCTTGACCTTCCTTTTGGCTTTGTCTTGGCTCAGAACGGTGACAAGAACGTTCTGATCGACACCGGCTTTCTCAACGAAGGGAGCGGTGCAGAGTTTTCAAAGAAGTTCGGCATTCCCGACTGGATCTCGCCTGTGCGCATGCTTGAAGAGCTTGGTGTCAAAGCAGGCGATATCACCGATATCGTGCTCAGCCACGCCCATTTCGACCACATGGGTTCGATCTCAGCCTTTACCAAGGCACGGATCTTCATCCAGAAGCGCGAATGGCTCTCCTGGAACGAAGCGATGGCCTTGCCGCCACAGTACGGATTTCTAACGGCTATCATAAACCCCGACAACATGCGCTCGGCTTTCGACGCGGCCGTCGAACACCGTTTGGTGCTGGTCGATGGTGACAAGGACAACATCCTGCCTGGCATTCATGTCCGCCTCGGCGAGGGGCATACGCTCGGCCAGCAGTTCGTGATCGTTGAAACCGCCCGCGGACGATTGCTGGCAGCGGGCGATTGCATATATTCGAAGCTCAACCTCACCGGCAACAATCACGACGGCGTTTTCGCACCGCTCAACAATGGTATCGGTAGCATCTGGAAGCAGTTGGAAACCATGGATCGCATCAACGAGGAGATTGCAGGCGACATGTCCCGATTGATCATGATGCACGATAACGACCGCTGGTCACACTTGCCCCTGGTAAAGGAAATCGAGGGCTTCAGGATACTCAAGGCGTCCTAA
- a CDS encoding ABC transporter substrate-binding protein: MRMISKLLAATALAAAIAMPAAAKDLQKIGISVGLLGNPFFVATIKGIEDRAKEINPNVQVTSVSADYDLNKQVSQIDSFIAAGVDIIMLNAVDAKAIAPAVKKAQAAGVIVAAFDVSAPGADVTVMTNNIKAGEEACQYIVDQLKGKGGVVIINGPASSSILDRVQGCKNVLTKSPDIKILSDDQNGQGSRDGGLSVMQGLLTRFDKIDAVFAINDPTGIGAELAAKQLNRSEFFITAVDGAPDIEKSLASGNSMIKASASQDPYVMAGDALKMAVDVLNGKKPAENTVLLDPKLITADNVKDYKGWTAAR, from the coding sequence ATGCGCATGATTTCGAAACTGCTCGCAGCGACCGCACTGGCCGCAGCCATCGCAATGCCGGCAGCTGCCAAGGACCTTCAGAAGATCGGCATTTCCGTCGGCCTGCTTGGCAATCCGTTCTTCGTGGCTACCATCAAGGGCATCGAGGACCGCGCCAAGGAAATCAATCCGAACGTTCAGGTCACCTCGGTTTCGGCCGACTACGACCTCAACAAGCAGGTTTCGCAGATCGACAGCTTCATCGCAGCTGGCGTTGACATCATCATGCTGAACGCGGTCGACGCCAAGGCGATCGCCCCCGCCGTCAAGAAGGCGCAGGCGGCTGGCGTAATCGTCGCTGCCTTCGACGTCTCCGCACCGGGTGCTGACGTCACGGTCATGACGAACAACATCAAGGCCGGCGAAGAGGCCTGCCAGTACATTGTCGATCAGCTCAAGGGCAAAGGCGGCGTCGTCATTATCAACGGCCCCGCATCGTCCTCGATCCTTGACCGTGTCCAGGGTTGCAAGAACGTCCTGACGAAGAGCCCTGACATCAAGATCCTCTCCGACGATCAGAACGGTCAGGGTTCGCGCGACGGCGGTTTGTCGGTCATGCAGGGTCTTCTGACGCGGTTCGACAAAATCGACGCCGTCTTCGCGATCAACGACCCGACGGGCATCGGTGCCGAGCTTGCCGCCAAGCAGCTGAACCGCAGCGAGTTCTTCATCACCGCAGTCGACGGTGCCCCGGATATCGAAAAGTCGCTAGCCAGCGGCAACTCGATGATCAAGGCCTCCGCTTCGCAGGACCCCTATGTGATGGCCGGCGACGCACTTAAGATGGCTGTCGACGTCCTCAACGGCAAGAAGCCGGCGGAAAACACTGTACTCCTCGACCCGAAGCTGATCACGGCTGACAACGTCAAGGACTACAAGGGCTGGACCGCAGCTCGCTAA
- a CDS encoding DeoR/GlpR family DNA-binding transcription regulator, with translation MNDSDRQRLITETLREKPFASVRDLQKLLGVSPATIRRDIDKLDEIGVARKVYGGISANESATSARLSARPYDENRDIAVDAKRAIAEKAAGLVRDGDSVIVHAGSTCYQLGIQLARRNVRLYTNSMPLGAYVGEHGTCHLTLAGGVLYREPGIIHDASAGAPDFFASRFFLGTQGISSEGLLESHPLLTKAIGELSNCADEIVLLADSRKLSIQPRNVVLPLSRIGTIVIDDGLSDPGAKMLEDAGITILIATVGGQ, from the coding sequence TTGAATGATTCCGATCGCCAGCGTTTGATCACCGAGACGCTTCGTGAGAAGCCGTTCGCCTCCGTCCGTGATCTGCAGAAGCTGCTCGGTGTTTCCCCGGCAACGATCCGCCGTGACATCGACAAGCTCGATGAGATCGGTGTAGCACGCAAGGTGTATGGCGGCATTTCGGCGAACGAATCTGCGACCTCAGCACGCCTCTCGGCTCGGCCTTACGACGAGAACCGCGATATTGCCGTAGACGCAAAGCGTGCCATCGCTGAAAAAGCCGCGGGCCTGGTGCGAGACGGGGACTCCGTGATCGTTCATGCGGGGTCGACGTGCTATCAGCTCGGCATTCAACTGGCTCGGCGAAATGTTCGCCTTTATACGAACTCGATGCCATTGGGGGCCTATGTCGGTGAGCACGGTACCTGTCATCTGACGTTGGCGGGCGGGGTGCTTTATCGGGAGCCCGGCATCATCCACGACGCTTCCGCAGGAGCGCCCGACTTCTTCGCGTCGCGGTTCTTCCTGGGAACGCAAGGCATCAGTTCCGAGGGACTTCTCGAATCCCATCCCTTGTTGACCAAAGCTATTGGCGAACTGAGCAACTGCGCGGACGAGATTGTCCTGTTGGCGGACAGCCGGAAGCTCTCAATCCAGCCGCGCAACGTCGTTCTTCCGCTGTCTCGCATCGGGACGATCGTGATTGACGACGGTCTTTCGGATCCCGGAGCGAAGATGCTCGAGGATGCCGGTATTACGATACTGATCGCTACGGTAGGAGGCCAATGA
- a CDS encoding TIGR01459 family HAD-type hydrolase — translation MSKPQPTDLAQLKHAYDVFFIDQFGVLRDDTGPYEGAADALAILASSGKTIVILSNSGRSGEYNSERLIKLGFAANSFDFFVTSGDVAFEILSRPENVIAKGSRCLTISSGGDSNLADRLGLRSVETGSAAEIVIVSGSEAEQISMEHYQVLLRPAAQNGIPCYCTNPDIHKLHNGALAPGAGSIAKLYETMGGSVIWLGKPYPDIYEHALRLAGVTETRRVVCIGDSIEHDILGAKSVGLDSVLVRTGILADATDEQLQEICNMVGADPTYTMIRFGA, via the coding sequence ATGTCTAAGCCGCAACCCACTGACTTGGCTCAGTTGAAGCACGCCTATGACGTTTTCTTCATCGATCAGTTCGGCGTCCTCAGAGACGATACCGGCCCCTACGAAGGCGCGGCTGATGCTCTGGCAATTCTGGCATCGTCGGGCAAGACAATCGTCATCCTTTCCAACTCCGGAAGAAGTGGCGAGTACAATTCCGAGCGGCTCATCAAGCTCGGCTTTGCAGCGAACAGCTTTGACTTCTTCGTCACCTCGGGGGATGTCGCGTTCGAGATTCTATCGCGGCCGGAAAACGTGATTGCCAAGGGCTCCCGTTGTCTGACGATCTCCAGCGGCGGCGACAGCAACCTCGCGGATCGGCTTGGGCTGCGATCAGTGGAAACCGGATCGGCGGCCGAGATCGTTATCGTCTCAGGTAGCGAAGCCGAACAGATCTCGATGGAACACTACCAAGTCCTGTTACGCCCTGCCGCTCAAAATGGCATCCCGTGCTACTGTACGAACCCTGATATACACAAATTGCACAACGGTGCCCTTGCGCCGGGTGCCGGTAGCATCGCCAAGCTCTACGAGACGATGGGAGGATCAGTTATCTGGCTTGGGAAACCCTATCCCGATATTTATGAGCACGCATTGAGGCTTGCAGGCGTGACAGAGACGCGGCGCGTTGTCTGCATTGGGGACAGCATCGAACACGATATCTTGGGCGCAAAATCAGTCGGCCTGGACTCGGTACTTGTGCGGACAGGGATCTTAGCCGACGCGACCGATGAGCAACTTCAAGAAATCTGCAATATGGTCGGCGCTGATCCAACATACACGATGATACGCTTTGGCGCTTGA
- a CDS encoding ribose ABC transporter permease codes for MTATSTDQGNAAKAKFRSTLTALGMLPVLVILAIGFHLLSGRFLSVNNLSIVMQQASINTVLAAGMTFVILTGGIDLSVGSILAASAMVGVIVSLWPDVGMLGIPAAIGVGLACGFVNGTIISALKLPPFIVTLGSLTAMRGIARLLGNDTTVFNPDLPFDFIGNGSFFGVPWLAIIALATILISWFILKRTVLGTWIYAVGGNVEAARLTGIKVPLVLLFVYSMSGLLSGLGGAMSAARLYAANGLQLGQSYELDAIAAVILGGTSFVGGVGSIWGTLIGALIIAVLSNGLILVGVSDIWQYIIKGLVIIVAVALDRYRLKGLSRT; via the coding sequence ATGACCGCGACATCCACGGACCAGGGCAACGCCGCAAAGGCGAAATTCAGATCGACTCTAACGGCGCTCGGCATGCTTCCGGTGCTCGTGATCCTGGCGATCGGGTTCCATTTGCTAAGTGGTCGCTTTCTCAGCGTGAACAATCTGTCGATCGTCATGCAGCAGGCCTCGATCAACACGGTTCTGGCCGCCGGTATGACGTTCGTTATTCTGACCGGCGGTATCGATCTCTCGGTCGGTTCGATCCTCGCCGCGTCGGCGATGGTCGGTGTCATCGTGTCTCTTTGGCCCGACGTCGGGATGCTGGGAATTCCGGCTGCCATCGGGGTAGGTCTCGCTTGCGGCTTCGTCAACGGAACGATCATTTCGGCACTCAAGCTCCCGCCCTTCATCGTAACCCTCGGGTCGCTGACCGCGATGCGCGGTATTGCCCGACTGCTCGGTAACGACACCACGGTATTCAATCCGGATCTGCCATTCGACTTCATCGGAAACGGCAGCTTCTTCGGCGTGCCATGGCTTGCCATCATCGCACTGGCGACGATCCTGATCTCATGGTTCATCCTCAAGCGCACCGTGTTGGGCACCTGGATCTATGCTGTCGGCGGAAACGTGGAGGCCGCGCGCCTGACAGGTATCAAAGTCCCGCTTGTGCTGCTGTTTGTCTATTCGATGTCCGGCCTGCTTTCGGGGCTTGGCGGTGCCATGTCCGCAGCACGCCTGTATGCGGCGAACGGCCTTCAACTCGGCCAATCCTATGAACTCGATGCGATCGCCGCCGTCATTCTCGGTGGAACCAGCTTCGTGGGAGGCGTGGGATCGATCTGGGGGACGCTGATCGGGGCTCTCATCATCGCCGTGCTGTCGAACGGTCTCATCCTCGTCGGTGTCTCCGACATCTGGCAGTACATCATCAAAGGGCTTGTCATCATCGTGGCCGTAGCGCTCGACCGCTACAGGCTCAAAGGGCTTAGCCGCACCTGA
- a CDS encoding FGGY-family carbohydrate kinase encodes MNRQVGPAVALGIDIGTSGARAAAVDRAGNAVAFAAAPFRSPDELRQPASWWNRAKEAVEGLSEKADLGSIEGIAVDGTSGTVLSLDSSNEPTGSVLMYNDPCPDQAVVERIADKAPMGSAAVGANSGLARAIHLSHAKGAAAIVHQADWISMKLGCPARFSDENNALKTGFDLEIESWPDWIEAAGMDTTKLPIVHRAGKRTAPIEGYVRELGLPQTAWFHAGTTDGCASFLATGASITGDAVTALGSTIVLKLASDAPINAPQYGIYSHRVGGFWLVGGASNSGGNVVRALIGDDRLDDLTQMIDPARKLGLDFYPLLRPGERFPINDPHYAPRLTPRPADDSVFFHAILEGMTEIERLGYQRLHELGSPALKSLRTVGGGARNLAWSKMRALAMGVEMIAAKSIEAAVGTAALVISELDNAHV; translated from the coding sequence GTGAACAGGCAAGTTGGCCCAGCCGTCGCCCTCGGCATCGATATCGGCACGTCCGGTGCTCGCGCAGCAGCTGTCGACCGCGCCGGAAATGCCGTCGCTTTCGCGGCCGCGCCGTTCAGGTCGCCGGACGAACTGCGACAACCGGCCTCTTGGTGGAACAGGGCCAAGGAAGCAGTCGAAGGGCTCTCGGAAAAAGCGGACCTAGGCTCGATCGAGGGCATAGCCGTCGACGGAACAAGCGGGACCGTACTTTCGCTGGATAGCTCAAATGAGCCGACAGGCTCAGTCTTAATGTACAACGACCCCTGTCCCGATCAGGCGGTTGTCGAACGCATTGCAGACAAGGCTCCGATGGGCAGCGCGGCGGTGGGAGCAAATTCGGGCCTCGCAAGAGCAATACATCTGTCTCATGCGAAAGGTGCCGCCGCCATCGTACACCAAGCTGACTGGATATCGATGAAACTCGGCTGCCCAGCGCGTTTCAGTGACGAAAACAATGCGCTGAAAACAGGCTTTGACCTGGAGATTGAGAGTTGGCCAGATTGGATCGAAGCGGCAGGAATGGATACGACCAAGCTGCCTATCGTACACCGAGCAGGTAAGAGAACCGCTCCGATCGAAGGCTATGTACGCGAACTCGGACTACCGCAGACCGCCTGGTTTCATGCGGGCACGACCGACGGCTGCGCCTCATTTCTCGCGACCGGCGCATCGATTACTGGCGACGCCGTGACAGCGCTCGGCTCCACTATCGTGTTGAAACTAGCATCGGATGCTCCGATCAACGCACCGCAATACGGCATATACTCGCATCGTGTCGGAGGTTTCTGGCTAGTTGGAGGGGCGTCGAACAGCGGCGGAAATGTCGTGCGCGCCCTGATTGGAGATGACCGGCTGGATGACCTCACGCAGATGATTGATCCGGCCCGAAAACTCGGGCTGGACTTCTACCCCCTTCTCCGTCCGGGAGAGCGTTTCCCCATCAACGATCCTCACTATGCTCCGCGACTAACGCCGAGGCCGGCCGACGACAGTGTGTTTTTCCACGCTATTCTCGAAGGGATGACGGAAATCGAAAGGCTGGGTTACCAGCGGTTACACGAACTGGGATCGCCAGCATTGAAAAGCCTCAGAACGGTCGGTGGCGGAGCACGAAACCTGGCCTGGAGCAAAATGAGAGCCCTTGCGATGGGCGTGGAGATGATAGCGGCGAAGTCGATCGAGGCTGCAGTCGGAACAGCTGCGCTTGTGATATCCGAACTGGACAATGCCCATGTCTAA
- a CDS encoding sugar ABC transporter ATP-binding protein has translation MNTAGDNRAPVLEMRNISKTFASTKALTNVSLTVYPGEVHALMGENGAGKSTLMKVLSGAYTADPGGTILVDGKPIVAGDPIKAKANGVSVIYQELSLAPNLTVAQNMFLAAEPARYGVLDKAAARTRAEPILKQLGISFGPSQLVASLSLGERQMVEIARALTTNAKIIVMDEPTTSLTSRETERLFEVIAGLKAQGIAIIYISHRMEEIYALADRVSVLRDSAYVGTLDRSDLSAEKLVSMMVGRDLSSFYKKEHRAPQSAAETVLSVHDIGDGRRVHGCSFDARAGEVLGIAGLVGSGRTELARLIFGADPKTSGRVLLDSKDIVIGSPRDAMDAGIAYLTEDRKGLGLFLDMTINENINIGVIGKDAGKGGILNFAAAKERAARAIKSLSIRTSSDGINVGALSGGNQQKALIARLLETKPRVIIFDEPTRGVDVGAKSEIYRIIDELAQTGIAIVVISSDLPEIIGIADRVLVMREGRIAGEVLATPDQPISQEAIMAFSTGSASKVA, from the coding sequence ATGAACACGGCAGGCGACAACCGCGCACCCGTTCTGGAGATGCGCAATATCAGCAAAACATTCGCGAGCACTAAAGCGCTTACAAACGTGTCGCTTACCGTCTATCCCGGTGAAGTCCACGCGTTGATGGGCGAGAACGGTGCTGGCAAATCGACGCTAATGAAGGTGCTCTCCGGCGCGTACACCGCTGACCCGGGCGGCACCATTCTCGTCGACGGAAAGCCCATCGTTGCGGGAGACCCGATAAAGGCGAAGGCGAATGGCGTTTCCGTCATTTATCAGGAGCTCTCGCTCGCGCCCAATCTGACCGTCGCACAAAACATGTTCCTTGCCGCCGAACCTGCCAGGTATGGCGTCCTGGATAAGGCAGCTGCGCGCACACGGGCCGAGCCGATCCTCAAACAGCTTGGCATTTCCTTCGGCCCCTCGCAGCTCGTAGCGTCGCTCTCGCTGGGTGAACGCCAGATGGTGGAAATCGCGCGGGCCCTGACCACGAACGCCAAGATCATCGTCATGGACGAGCCGACGACTTCGCTCACGTCCAGAGAGACGGAGCGGCTCTTTGAGGTGATCGCGGGGCTCAAGGCGCAGGGTATTGCCATTATCTACATCAGCCATCGGATGGAGGAGATCTATGCCCTCGCAGATCGGGTCAGCGTTCTCCGCGATAGCGCTTATGTGGGTACCCTCGATCGGTCCGATCTGTCCGCCGAAAAACTGGTTTCGATGATGGTAGGTCGCGATCTTTCCTCTTTCTACAAGAAGGAACACCGAGCACCGCAAAGCGCCGCTGAAACGGTGCTCTCCGTGCATGACATCGGAGATGGCCGTCGGGTTCACGGATGCTCCTTCGACGCAAGGGCAGGCGAAGTGCTCGGCATAGCCGGGCTAGTCGGGTCCGGACGGACAGAACTTGCACGGCTCATCTTCGGTGCCGATCCGAAAACATCCGGACGGGTTCTGCTCGACAGCAAGGACATTGTCATTGGCAGCCCGCGCGATGCGATGGACGCCGGGATCGCATACCTGACGGAAGACCGGAAAGGCCTCGGCCTCTTCCTGGATATGACGATCAACGAGAACATCAACATCGGTGTGATCGGCAAGGATGCCGGCAAAGGCGGCATTCTGAACTTCGCCGCGGCGAAGGAACGTGCGGCAAGGGCCATCAAGTCGTTGTCCATTCGCACGTCAAGCGACGGCATCAATGTCGGAGCTCTGTCCGGCGGCAACCAGCAAAAGGCGCTGATCGCGCGCCTGCTCGAAACCAAGCCTCGGGTCATCATCTTCGACGAACCGACACGCGGCGTCGATGTTGGTGCGAAGTCCGAAATCTACCGGATTATCGACGAGCTTGCGCAAACGGGGATCGCGATCGTCGTGATCTCAAGCGATCTGCCCGAGATCATCGGAATCGCAGACCGCGTCCTCGTGATGCGCGAAGGCCGCATAGCGGGCGAGGTCCTGGCGACGCCGGACCAACCAATAAGCCAGGAAGCCATCATGGCGTTCTCCACCGGATCGGCGTCGAAAGTCGCTTGA
- a CDS encoding carbohydrate kinase — translation MVPSNVVAVFDLGKTNSKLFVFGSDGSLLSEARTKPSWIEYDGLRVLDDVALFAWMTSALKQATEEHSVGHVMFSGHGCTFALVQDEELVHPVLDYEQDPPQSVADSIDILVPAFSETYSPKLPLGFNYGRHILWLDAIKPEAVSRADAILSYPQFWSWKFSGRKVSEVSYIGCHSHLWAPLRDDFSSLVDSRDWREKMPAFERAGAALGNWEIGPEHAVPVVVHNGVHDSNSALYYYRTLGFQDFTLVSTGTWVVIFNSACPLEALDEHRDMLANVTVDGKPAPTIRFMGGREYDIASDGWNKPISLEAVSRVIAKRVFALPSFAPGGPMQGFESRFVGPEANGEERAAVALLYVVLMTNLSLDLIQSENAIVIDGGLVKTGLFAELLAQLRPSQPIFTSATAEGSAFGAAALVFDTLGEKPFANETNETASLQVFGLVAYRDAWRALIDNGEPELVRPRKELQA, via the coding sequence ATGGTGCCATCGAACGTGGTCGCAGTTTTCGATCTCGGTAAGACGAATTCGAAGCTTTTCGTCTTCGGTTCAGACGGTTCCCTGCTTTCGGAGGCCAGGACAAAGCCCAGTTGGATCGAATACGATGGCTTGCGTGTTCTTGATGACGTCGCGCTCTTCGCTTGGATGACGTCAGCCTTGAAACAGGCCACTGAAGAGCATTCCGTTGGCCACGTCATGTTCTCGGGACACGGGTGCACCTTTGCACTCGTTCAGGATGAAGAGTTGGTGCATCCCGTACTCGATTACGAACAGGACCCGCCTCAGTCGGTTGCGGACAGCATCGACATTTTGGTGCCAGCCTTCAGCGAGACCTATTCGCCGAAGCTCCCATTGGGTTTCAATTACGGACGGCACATCCTCTGGCTGGATGCTATCAAGCCAGAGGCGGTAAGCCGCGCCGACGCCATCCTTTCATACCCGCAGTTTTGGTCATGGAAATTTTCCGGCCGGAAAGTGTCTGAGGTTTCCTACATCGGCTGCCACTCTCACCTTTGGGCACCGCTGCGTGATGATTTCAGCAGTCTGGTTGACAGCCGAGACTGGCGCGAAAAGATGCCAGCGTTCGAACGGGCGGGTGCTGCTTTGGGCAATTGGGAGATCGGGCCTGAACACGCGGTTCCGGTCGTTGTCCACAATGGTGTCCACGACAGTAATTCCGCGCTCTATTACTACCGAACGCTCGGGTTCCAGGACTTTACGCTCGTGTCGACTGGCACATGGGTCGTGATTTTCAATTCGGCATGCCCCCTGGAAGCGCTGGATGAACACCGTGACATGCTCGCAAACGTCACCGTCGACGGGAAGCCGGCTCCGACCATACGGTTCATGGGCGGCCGGGAATATGACATCGCAAGTGACGGCTGGAACAAGCCCATCAGCCTTGAGGCAGTCTCGAGAGTGATCGCGAAGCGGGTATTCGCATTGCCCTCTTTTGCGCCCGGCGGCCCGATGCAGGGGTTCGAAAGCCGCTTTGTGGGGCCTGAGGCGAACGGCGAGGAGAGGGCCGCTGTTGCACTTCTGTATGTCGTTCTGATGACCAATCTTTCATTGGATCTCATCCAGTCCGAGAACGCGATCGTCATCGATGGCGGGCTCGTTAAGACGGGACTGTTCGCTGAGCTTCTTGCTCAGTTGCGCCCTTCGCAGCCGATATTCACCAGCGCGACCGCCGAAGGCAGTGCGTTTGGAGCCGCCGCGTTGGTTTTCGACACTTTGGGTGAGAAGCCCTTTGCGAATGAAACGAATGAGACGGCTTCGTTGCAGGTTTTCGGCCTCGTAGCATACCGCGATGCATGGCGGGCGTTGATCGACAACGGCGAACCGGAACTCGTACGCCCGAGGAAAGAGTTACAGGCATGA
- a CDS encoding class II aldolase/adducin family protein produces the protein MTEPDLRNTDDFQDFLRLSSRIGSDILKTQGAGGNTSIKRDGVMWVKASGTWLSKANAQDIMVPVVVEPLVAALREGDPRAEKSTDFVVSKLNSSGLRPSIETSFHAALKSPVVAHYHCVNAIALAVLEDREALLAARMNGLPDIKWVTIPYRRPGTPLAKEIDKAAASNPDVLILFNHGIIVCGDTVEEVESRIERISSALSSEPRETNTPDIDALSAIAKGSGFHVARDVDSHAVAISEANREIALGGSLYPDHVIFLGTEIGVLPQGQSAADFEAALHNEGRDVSKMLLVPGKGILLSSTLTAGGEVMARCLAEVVGRVPMRKKVEYLSQGDEYELTHWEAEQYRQALDRGSVRQSA, from the coding sequence ATGACCGAACCGGACCTGAGGAATACTGATGATTTCCAAGACTTCCTCCGGCTTTCCAGCCGGATCGGAAGCGATATCCTCAAGACACAGGGCGCTGGCGGTAATACGTCGATCAAGAGAGACGGCGTCATGTGGGTGAAGGCATCGGGCACCTGGCTTTCCAAAGCCAATGCTCAAGACATCATGGTTCCGGTAGTTGTGGAACCGTTGGTTGCCGCTCTTCGGGAAGGTGATCCTCGCGCGGAGAAGTCCACCGACTTCGTGGTTTCGAAACTGAACTCCAGCGGACTGCGACCATCGATCGAAACCAGTTTTCACGCAGCTCTCAAAAGTCCGGTGGTTGCGCACTACCACTGCGTAAATGCAATCGCACTTGCCGTCCTGGAAGACCGCGAGGCACTGCTTGCCGCACGCATGAATGGCCTGCCCGACATCAAGTGGGTAACAATACCCTACAGGCGACCAGGCACTCCTCTTGCGAAGGAGATCGATAAGGCTGCCGCGTCAAATCCGGACGTGTTGATCCTCTTCAATCACGGCATTATCGTTTGCGGTGATACCGTCGAGGAAGTGGAAAGTCGCATTGAGCGAATCAGCTCTGCGCTGTCCAGCGAGCCACGCGAAACCAACACACCCGATATCGACGCCCTCTCGGCGATTGCGAAGGGTTCCGGCTTTCACGTTGCTCGAGACGTCGATAGCCACGCGGTCGCGATATCGGAAGCCAATAGGGAGATCGCGCTCGGCGGCTCCCTATACCCGGATCACGTAATATTCCTCGGAACGGAAATTGGTGTCCTTCCCCAAGGGCAAAGCGCGGCGGATTTCGAGGCGGCTCTGCACAATGAGGGCCGTGACGTGTCTAAGATGTTGCTCGTCCCCGGCAAAGGGATACTGCTGTCCAGCACGCTGACGGCGGGCGGGGAAGTAATGGCACGCTGCCTGGCGGAAGTGGTCGGCCGGGTACCGATGAGGAAGAAGGTCGAATATCTGTCACAGGGCGATGAATACGAACTTACCCATTGGGAGGCCGAGCAATATCGCCAAGCGCTCGATAGAGGATCGGTGAGGCAGTCCGCGTGA